The Schaalia dentiphila ATCC 17982 sequence GGCTGACCACACTAGGCGCACACAATGCCAGATGACAGCAGGTAGAAACAACAGCCCCTACGCGCCAGCAGCCTTCACGACCCACCAGTGGGCAGCGCCAGCCTATTCGGCAACGTGGAGGAGGCCGGACCCCTGCGGGTCCGGCCTCCTCCACAACGACTAGCGTCAACCTCGGTCAGCGAACGTCACGCCACCGACCAGTCCGAGATCGTCGAAGCTACCCATTGCCTCGAGCCGCGAGATGAGCTCGGGCGCGTGAGCGACGAAGTCGAGGGCTTCGACGGTGTAGCGCTTGATGAGCCGCTTGGGCTCGTGCGCGATGCGCCAGGCCCACCCGAGGCGGGCGGCGTGCACCCAGGTCGGGAAATAGTCGTCGGCAGCGCGCGCGTACTGGTCGATCCAACCGCCCGCAGTGCACACGGATACCTCGGGCAGGAGGTCGAGAACGAACGACGCGACGACCTCCTGGAGGCCGGCCCCCAGGCCGACGATCACGAGGCGCGGATCGAAGGCAGTGAGCACCGAAGGATCGGCCTTCAGCCGACGAAGCCCCTCATACCCGTCAATGACCTGTACATCGAAGCGATGCAGGCGCTCGGCTGCGGCCTGACCGGCCTCGGGCACAGCCCCGATGAGGGTAATGCGGGTGCCATCCTCAAGGCGTTCGAAGACGTGCGGCAGGACGAGGTCCGCAGAGGTGCGGGCGACCTCGTGGCCTGCTGCGCGCAGACGCATCTGCAGGAGGGTCCCATCGAAGCCGACGGTGTGCATGCGGGCAAGCGCACGGAAGTCGGCATGCAGGAGGGACCAGTGGTTGAGCCACGTGGTCGTGTGCCCTCGAGTGAGCACGCGCTGTGCCATCGCGTCGAACGCGGGATCGGTCGCGGGGGCGCCGACCGCGCCGGCGGCTTCGGGTTCAGCCTCGCCGCCGGCGGGAGTTGACGTCGCGGTCATGGAGATCACCTCACCAGGCTTGCCTTGAGATCGAAGGTTACGGATGCCGCATTCGCGTAGTTGGCGTGCGTTTCAACCGCGACACGGTTGACGCCGTCCCTGAGCACCTTGCGAGGCACCGCGATGCGCACAATGTTGTTCTTCGCCGTAGCGAGGCCCACGTTGGAGGAGGCTCGCGTACTGGCGTCGATCGTGCCTTCGGGCATGTTCACGCGCTTGATTTCGGTGCCGTTGATGTAGATGACTGCACCATCGTCAACGCGGACGTTGAGAATGACCTCGAAGTCAGCGCTGAGGGTACCGAAGTTGACGTCACGCACGAAGTAGTTCGTGATGGCTCGGTCCGCTGCCGGCAGCGTGAAGGGCGTACCGGCGTCACGGTCACCCCAGCCAAGCGGGCTGGCGCCGTGCTTCCACGAGGACAGGTCGGCGGTGGAGTTCCACGCCGGGTCCGGAGTTTCCTTGGAGTTCCAGTAGTTCCAGTACATGCCGGGGTACAGGAAGTTACCGAGGTTCATCGCGGAGACATCGAGCACCTCGAGGGGCTTGTCCGGGTCGGGCGTGAGCGGAAGGTCCGGCTGCGGCTGGGGCGCCGGCTCCGGATCGGGCTCGGGCTCGGGTTCCGGAGTAGGCTCGTCGCCCTTGGTGACGACCTTGACCATACCGTCGATGGTCATCGACGAGCTGGAGCGGTAGTTCAGGTGCGTTTCGACGGCCAGCGTGTTCGTACCGGCGACCAGCTTGTCCGCGGGGACGAATACCAGCTGTCGGTCGGCGCGCGCGGCGGGCGTCGAGACGGACGCGTTCGCGAAGGTCGAGGCGTCAACCGTTCCATCGTCCATACGCTGGCGGGCTACTTCGTTGCCGTTGACGTACACCACGGCTCCGTCGTCGGCCGTCACGGCAACGTTCACGCCGACGATGGCGGTCGGGTCAGCGACCGTGAAGTTGATGCGCGCGTAGGTGGTGACAGGGCGGTTCTTGGCCGCGCCCGGGGTCAGTGTCGTGTTGATTCCAGGGCCACCGTAGCCGATCGGCGAGGCACCGCGACTCCAGGCGGAGTCGTCGAACGAGGTCTGGGCCCAGTTCTCGGCGACCGGATCGGTCGACCAGTGGTACGCCCAGGCGTCATCCTCGTCGACGAGCAGCGTGGCACCGTCGGGCTGGGCGGGTTTGCCGTTGGAGTCGACCGTGTAGACGTGGGTCGAGGCACCGCGCAGGCCGTCGGAGGCCACCGCGCGCACGAAGAAGCGATTCTTGCCGCCCAAGGGAACGGTCACGGAGTTCGAGGTCGTGGTGGCGATCGGACGATCGTCACGCAGGATGTCGTAGGAGACGGCACCGGGCACGGAGGACCACTTGAGCGTGACTTCCTTGGAGTTGCCGTCGGAGGCGCGCAGGTTCGCGGGAACCGCGGGGGCGGTGGCATTGCGGGCGGGCATGCGCACAAAGCCACCGGACCACTGGCCCGAGGTCAGCGACGTGTAGGAGTAGTTGAAATCGCCGCCGGCCCACAGGGCACCGTCGTCAGCCATTTCGAGGGCCCACGCGCCGCTGGAGCGCAGGGAGCCGAGGCGGTAGGGGGTCCAACCGAGCTGGCGGCCCGTGGCCTCGTCCCAGCCGCCGACCCACTGAATCTCGTCGGCTCGCGTCCACGTGGTGCCCAGCGTCAGGTACTGGTAGGCATCCTGGAAGGCGTAGTCGGAGCAGTGGCACGACGCGTAGACGACGC is a genomic window containing:
- a CDS encoding WecB/TagA/CpsF family glycosyltransferase, which produces MTATSTPAGGEAEPEAAGAVGAPATDPAFDAMAQRVLTRGHTTTWLNHWSLLHADFRALARMHTVGFDGTLLQMRLRAAGHEVARTSADLVLPHVFERLEDGTRITLIGAVPEAGQAAAERLHRFDVQVIDGYEGLRRLKADPSVLTAFDPRLVIVGLGAGLQEVVASFVLDLLPEVSVCTAGGWIDQYARAADDYFPTWVHAARLGWAWRIAHEPKRLIKRYTVEALDFVAHAPELISRLEAMGSFDDLGLVGGVTFADRG